In Gopherus evgoodei ecotype Sinaloan lineage chromosome 21, rGopEvg1_v1.p, whole genome shotgun sequence, a single window of DNA contains:
- the LOC115638150 gene encoding olfactory receptor 6B1-like, whose product MEHDNHTRVREFILLGFPTILELQVMLFVVFLTMYLLTILQNMVIITLIKTNHHLHKPMYFFLSHLSFLQVWYISVTVPKLLVNFLAENKSISFISCTAQLYFFIALVCTECVLLAVMAYDRYVAICHPLCYPAIMSHQLCLQLAVGSWLAGFLISMQKVFFISWLSFCGPNVINHFFCDISPLLSLSCTDMMVAEMVEFVFALIILLIPLSITIASYVCIISTIVCIPTAQGRWKAFSTCASHLTVVVIFFSATLFTYARPWRIHSFNLNKLVSVVHTIVTPMLNPFIYCLRNQEVKGALRKMLCVKNAVPKVFSSDQ is encoded by the coding sequence ATGGAGCATGACAACCACACCCGAGTTCGGGAGTTCATTCTGCTGGGGTTCCCGACCATCCTAGAGCTTCAGGTGATGCTCTTTGTGGTATTCCTCACCATGTACCTGTTGACCATCCTACAGAACATGGTCATCATCACCCTGATCAAGACAAACCATCACCTCCACaagcccatgtatttcttcctcagtcATCTCTCCTTCCTGCAAGTTTGGTACATCTCGGTCACTGTTCCAAAACTGCTGGTGAATTTCCTGGCAGAGAATAAGAGCATCTCCTTCATCAGCTGCACGGCCCAACTTTACTTCTTCATTGCCCTGGTCTGCACTGAGTGTGTCCTCCTGGccgtcatggcctatgaccgGTATGTGGCCATCTGCCACCCACTGTGCTACCCAGCCATCATGAGCCACCAGCTCTGCCTGCAGCTGGCAGTGGGCTCCTGGTTGGCTGGCTTCCTCATCTCCATGCAGAAAGTCTTCTTCATCTCCTGGCTGTCATTCTGTGGCCCCAATGTCAtcaaccacttcttctgtgacatctcCCCATTGCTCAGTCTTTCCTGCACGGACATGATGGTGGCAGAGATGGTGGAATTTGTCTTTGCCTTGATCATCCTGCTCATCCCGCTCTCCATAACCATTGCCTCATACGTCTGCATCATCAGCACCATTGTGTGCattcccactgcccagggcaggtggaaagccttctccacctgtgcCTCCCACCTCACAGTGGTTGTCATCTTCTTCTCGGCCACCCTCTTCACGTACGCCCGGCCCTGGAGGATCCACTCCTTCAACCTCAATAAGCTGGTGTCAGTTGTGCACACGATTGTGACCCCCATGCTAAACCCCTTCATCTATTGCCTGAGGAACCAGGAGGTGAAGGGGGCATTAAGAAAGATGCTGTGTGTCAAGAATGCTGTCCCCAAGGTCTTCAGCAGTGACCAATAG